From Candidatus Rokuibacteriota bacterium, a single genomic window includes:
- the boxB gene encoding benzoyl-CoA 2,3-epoxidase subunit BoxB, whose translation MAAVDYLERIPNNVNLKENRRLLRALEEWQPKFLEWWAEMGPVGFQAKQVYLRTAVSVDKDGWAQFGYLKMPEYRWGIFLAEPEPGRPISFGDHQGQPAWQEVPGEYRGTLRRLVVTQGDTEPASVEQQRHLGRTCPSLYDLRNLFQVNVEEGRHLWAMVYLLHAYFGRDGREEAEALLQRRSGDRDKPRILGAFNEKTPDWLSYYMFTYFTDRDGKYQLAALAESGFDPLSRTCRFMLTEEAHHMFVGETGIGRIAQRTCELMREHRTDDVRRFGGIDLRTLQKYLNFHYSVSLDLFGSEVSTNAANFYTMGVKGRFDETKKDDDHLLKDGTYQVTMLEGDRIVTHQLPALPALNERLRDDYIADCARGVARWNQTIQRHGIDFELALPHRGFHRAIGCFAGVRVSPDGRIIGEAEWEAEKREWLPTEEDEVFVQGLMQPVTEPGKFANWIAPPPRGINGQPIDFEYVRLT comes from the coding sequence ATGGCCGCGGTCGACTATCTGGAGCGGATTCCGAACAACGTCAACCTGAAGGAAAACCGGCGCCTCCTGCGTGCCCTCGAGGAGTGGCAACCGAAGTTCCTCGAGTGGTGGGCGGAGATGGGCCCGGTCGGCTTCCAGGCGAAGCAGGTCTACCTCCGCACCGCTGTCAGCGTGGACAAGGACGGCTGGGCGCAGTTCGGCTACCTGAAGATGCCGGAGTATCGCTGGGGCATCTTCCTCGCCGAGCCGGAGCCCGGCCGGCCGATCAGCTTCGGCGACCACCAGGGCCAGCCCGCCTGGCAGGAGGTGCCCGGCGAGTACCGGGGCACGCTGCGCCGGCTGGTCGTGACCCAGGGCGACACCGAGCCGGCCTCGGTCGAGCAGCAGCGGCACCTGGGGCGGACCTGCCCGTCGCTCTACGACCTGCGGAACCTCTTTCAGGTCAACGTGGAGGAGGGCCGTCACCTCTGGGCCATGGTCTACCTGCTCCACGCCTACTTCGGTCGCGACGGCCGGGAGGAGGCCGAGGCGCTCCTCCAGCGGCGCTCGGGCGATCGCGACAAGCCGCGCATCCTCGGCGCGTTCAACGAGAAAACGCCGGACTGGCTCTCCTACTACATGTTCACCTACTTCACCGACCGGGACGGCAAGTACCAGCTCGCGGCGCTCGCCGAGAGCGGGTTCGACCCGCTGTCGCGCACGTGCCGCTTCATGCTGACCGAGGAGGCCCACCACATGTTCGTCGGCGAGACCGGCATCGGGCGCATCGCCCAGCGGACGTGCGAGTTGATGCGCGAGCACCGGACCGACGACGTGCGCCGGTTCGGGGGGATCGACCTGCGGACGCTCCAGAAGTACCTCAACTTCCACTACTCGGTGTCGCTCGACCTGTTCGGCTCCGAGGTCTCGACCAACGCCGCCAACTTCTACACGATGGGTGTCAAGGGCCGCTTCGACGAGACCAAGAAGGATGACGACCACCTGCTGAAGGACGGGACCTACCAGGTCACGATGCTCGAGGGCGATCGGATCGTGACCCATCAGCTGCCGGCGCTGCCCGCGCTGAACGAGCGGCTGCGCGACGATTACATCGCGGATTGTGCCCGGGGCGTCGCGCGCTGGAACCAGACCATCCAGCGCCACGGCATCGACTTCGAGCTGGCGCTGCCGCACCGGGGCTTTCACCGGGCCATTGGCTGCTTCGCCGGGGTCAGGGTGTCGCCGGACGGCCGGATCATCGGCGAGGCCGAGTGGGAGGCCGAGAAGCGCGAGTGGCTGCCGACCGAGGAGGACGAGGTCTTCGTGCAGGGCCTGATGCAGCCCGTCACCGAGCCCGGGAAGTTCGCCAACTGGATCGCGCCGCCGCCGCGCGGGATCAACGGCCAGCCCATCGACTTCGAATACGTCCGCCTGACCTGA
- a CDS encoding RidA family protein: protein MAIKVLKPKELGQPLGMYSHGVAARGSELVVVAGQVGIDGAGRLAGMDVVSQTRQALENVRIVLAAAGCTLRDAVRFQTFLTRAEDIDGFMQARREVFPRYFADGTYPPNTLVVVSRLVRPELLVEIEAMALKPIPAAPPRRKAKAAPRGARAARRRR, encoded by the coding sequence ATGGCGATCAAGGTGCTGAAGCCGAAGGAGCTGGGCCAGCCGCTGGGCATGTACTCCCACGGGGTCGCCGCGCGGGGCAGCGAGCTGGTCGTCGTGGCGGGCCAGGTCGGGATCGATGGGGCCGGACGCCTCGCCGGGATGGACGTCGTCTCGCAGACCAGGCAGGCCCTTGAGAATGTCCGGATCGTCCTCGCTGCAGCGGGCTGCACGCTGCGGGACGCGGTCCGGTTCCAGACCTTCCTCACGCGGGCCGAAGACATCGACGGCTTCATGCAGGCCCGCCGGGAAGTCTTTCCCCGCTACTTCGCCGACGGCACCTACCCGCCGAACACGCTCGTCGTCGTCTCGCGCCTCGTCCGGCCCGAGCTGCTCGTCGAGATCGAGGCAATGGCGCTCAAGCCGATCCCCGCCGCGCCCCCGAGGCGTAAGGCGAAAGCGGCACCGCGAGGAGCCCGGGCCGCCCGCCGGCGCCGTTGA